Genomic segment of Chelmon rostratus isolate fCheRos1 chromosome 2, fCheRos1.pri, whole genome shotgun sequence:
TTAGCGCAGTTTTTGAATTCAGACTGTCAATGCCACGGCACTGTGAGATGGGAGGGAAGTCAAAGAGTATCAAAAGCCTCGATTCAGGCCAAGGCCCTGGGGATCCATCACCACAGGGTGATCCTGACAACCATCAGATCCTCCTTTTCAAAAGATGACACGTATACAAGCTCTTCAAGCCCCTGTCACTTTTTGGCCTCTGAAACACTGGCCTTTTGTTTGCTCCATACAGTTGATTTATTACCGTTTTTTTGTGAGACTGTCAACTGGCTTGCTTCcctttctgttctttctgtttctgttttggaCAGGATGCGGCGCTACACTTTGATATTGATCCGAGCTAactgtttatgtatttatgtctCGTCAAGCCTGAGAAATTTCTATCAAAtccagcagtgaaaacatggAGACtctggcagagaaaaaaaagcaagctgCCACCACACTGAATGACAAATGCAGTGACCGGGTCAAACTTTGAAGCATCAGTTgtaaagagacaaaacaaaattttcTAACGTTGTCAATCAGACTAACTTCTTTGTCGGTGCACACTAAGCCATTTTCAAAATGGTTTGAGTTTAAAAATTAGTCAGTGTTCCCTAACAAGCTGGCTGAAATCTGTTATATTGATTTGGTGTGTTAGTATTATTCTGTGGCAAGTACAAAACTGttataaaaaaaagacttccTTACCTGCGGTGCATGCTCCCATGTCCAGGAAAAACCcaacagacaacacaaagaAGCCAAACAGCATCGCAATTCTTCTGATTTGCATCCTACAAGCTATGCAAAGACAATGAGTGGTTGGTTTTGCATCAGATGAATCAAACAGATAAACTTAGATAAATGCATATTAAGACCTTTCTTGatacaaatgcaaaaatgtggATCGAATCAACACATGAAACAGTGAAACGGATCAGTCAGGAGAGCACATATGACGGATGTCCTTACTACCTGACAAGAGTCCAAGATGTGAGTGCTGGATTGGTGTCAGACTTCAGACTGACCCCAGTGAGCTTGACTGTGATGCAGTGTGATCTGATTCAAATGTGTTAAGACGGCCAACAAAGTTTTTGTGGGTGGAGAAAGCGGATGAGTTTTGAAGGGGTGGAGAGGAACAGCATGAAGTTCGGACTTATAGCTTCCACTGtggaacaaaatgtgttttgttttgttttacactaAAAGTGACcctggagaaaatgtgaatgatataaatgaattgaattaaaagCACAGTCACATTATCTTGTTATAGAACTGTAACATTATACTTGTATCATGGTCAAGCTGAGCATCACAGGTTTTTATGACGTTTACATCGAACAGAGTTATATTTGAAGCTCCTGCTGCTACTGTCATATTAAATTTATAGAAAGCAATACATAAAGGTTAGTTTGAAAAGTTGTGTTGAGGTTGCTATAGTGCAATGAATTACATACACATGATTTTCCTTTGGAGATGTTTGTGCTCAGTATAAGAAAGTTACAAACTGTAGCATCAGCTTTTGCAGCATTACagttctctctgctctccactgacattttaaaaaggaaaaaatcttGCCATACAATTGACTGACTGGCTCAAATGTTGTAAGGCCCTGAAGAATAATCAAAATTTtgcaacacagagagaaagctCATACTGACTGAACATATTCCTGCAGAGAGCCCGACATAGAAAACGTTATCTTTCTGAGAAAATAACTCAAATGTGGCCTTGGAAAGATGTGTGGGCCTTAGTTAATTATCTTGGTTGAATAactaaaaatattttattattgcatGGGCAGAGATAAAAACTACCAGTCTGTTGAAAGCTAGCAGGCAGCCAGGAGTTTCTTCTGTGCAGCTccaaaatcaatattttaataCAATTTTCTTCAGATTTGTCAGATTGGCACTCTGGATGAATATTGTCTGTATAACAATGTTTTAATGAatgattgattttcttttaatgcaaacaaaatCCCAAGTTTTCTGACAGGAATGCTAACAAACTTGTGTTTTACTTACAACATATGAACCAATAGGCTATttggtgaaaaagaaaaaaaaaagaaaagaaaacagtctgGCAGCTACAATTTTAGAGTGAGATCTAATATATAACATGTAACTACATAACTGTAGTATAACTAAGTATTTCACAAATGATTTTGTCATGGATTATAAATGATGTTATAAATTCAAGTTACAGTATGCTCAGTTAATGTCTGAAAAGCTGATATAAATCAATTTGAGAGTCAATGCTACAGTAATGATGTCTATAGTGAGACAGGGGACTGAATTAgtcaccgtgtgtgtgttcagcagacATTTTACAGCACCTGTGGGGAAACTAGTGCCCTAAAGAGCTGAGTCAGCCAGCGATCAGCTCATTTCACAGTTTGAGCAAGATCATGCAGACTATAAAGTGAGTAATAATATAGAAGTGAATTCAACAAAAGCCTGCTGGCATGGTCAAATTATTGGGTCTCAGCACTGGCATATGATCATCCTGCAATTTGAAGTAAGTGCATCAACTCCTGCCAGTAGATGAACTTAATTTAGTAAAAATCATTGTTGGCTTTGATTGGTCTCAAACCCAGAACATTACTGTCAAATCTAGTACAGAACCGAAGAAGGTTGAAAATTAGCGACACTTATTCTAATTGAGTCATTTTGTTCCCTCAGCTGATGGAAGTAAAGAATTTAACAGAGTCAGAGAAATACTGCATTACATCTATCCAATTTTctgttaagttttttttttttttttgcatgtgatcTCCCTACATTATGGTTTAAATGTGGTTTAAAAGAATTCTTCTGCTTGCTGGAATATATGTTAAATCATACAATATATGTACATGATTTTAAGTCATTATTGTTCTTCAACTTTATTATTAAATCAAATAAGGCTTTGAAACTAAATCTAcatgtttgacaaaaaaaaaatccaattcaTGGTCACCTTTCAatgtttttccagagctttcaacagTATCATATGGTCTTTGTCAGTGTCGAGATGGATGTTGTGACATGGAAGTCAGCTAGCACTTCTAGGACTTCTCATCTGTGTTGGATGAAAAGTTAATTTTTGGCATTTCATTCAGTAAATGAAAGAGTCAAAGGCTGAATTAGTGGGTTAGGACTGTTTTGCCAATGCAGTTCTGGCAAAACAGTCCTAACTTGGACAACATGAAATCCTCTGGATACTGTGGATTAAATCATGTCAGATACTGAGCTTACATGCCAACAAGCATGAAGTTCAGTCTTCATCTGTGGAGAtagcagtttgacaaaacaatccaaACTCCAGGTCCACTCAGTAGCTTTTTGGGGTGAGTTCAATGAAATAATGAACTTTCTTGCTTAACTTTTATACCATATATGAAAAGTCCTAAAAGTGCTGTGGATGAAATCATAGCATACTGAGTTTGGATGTCAAAAGATctatctccatgacaactgagcaaattCCATCTGCTATTGAAGACTGTATGGAATGGTTGAAAGCTCTTTAAAGCTAGTAAGATGACTTTGAGATTGGATTTTGTTTAACTACTTCAAATGaaaattatgattttttttaacagaatttgCAATCTGATTGAACAGTTAACACAATGATTTATAAATTCAATAAATTGGACTAAAATCTCAATCTCAGATGTATTTTGccttcactttattttattctaatgcATGCAAGATTGCAAACCTAAATTGTGATGGTACTATAACCAGGCCTAATCTGTACATgagcatttcattattttctttatattggtcattttatttgattattggATCGTTTAATTTgcaagctttaaaaaaacaaaacatgttttccataAAGAGCAGATGCATGAACAGGTAAATTATGGGGTGGATGGGAAATAAAGACGGGGCTGTAAGGCGCGGAATATATGTCTTGTTGTTTTCCTCACCGCTTTTTTCTCTTGTGAACTCCAGAGTGAGTTCGATGGATTCGGTTTATCGCGCTGACCAATCAGAAATCGGTGCGCGTTGCGTGCGCGGTGAAACGGCGACCTACAATTGGCTGAGGTGGTTTTTTCCAAAGGGGCGTATTTTTCAAGCCATCTTGACTGAATATTTAGCCTCATCCAAGGAACATTAATTTGATATCTTCGGTattttgctgcccccaagttGTGAACCAGCATCGTTTGAAAGGTGTAAACCATAACTATGAAACCGGGtcgagtttgtgtgtttgaccgAAGTCGCGGCGGAGAACTGAAGTGCTGAAGATGACGCTGTCGCTCCTGAATTTACCGGCTAGCTAAGCTAACGGCTAGCATGTCCGCCTCGGTTGTAGTCTGTCACTAGCTGACATTTAGTTAGGTGCAGTTATTCTCTTTGGCACTCGCACTGCAGAGGACGATTTGACAAGGTAAACCTTTCTGATATGTTAAGCATTTTCAGCGTTGCTTAGAAAATCTGCCGTTGTGTTAAACGACTTCTGTGTGTCCTGTCCGACCGAGTAACGTTAACGTTATCACATCAGCAAGAGACAATCTTTTTGCAGGGGTCTGGAGCACAAAGCAAAACCCGAAGCGTTGCACATTTGCAGTGTCGTGATCTAATGTATACATGCAGTTAATATATGCATTTAGGCACGGTGCATACAGTGCGTCTGCTTTCTGGTTGCTGTTGGCATGTGTAATTGGGCTGCTAATCAACTTGCAGCCCAaatgctgtctctgctgttgtGCGCTTAAAATGGCTGACAGATGTTAGATACTCGGGTTGGTATTTAGCGCTCTTCAACCTAACTACGCACagcaacaaggaaaaaaacacaggataCTGGCATTTGATTGGCCCCGGAGAAATCTTGCAACCTTACAGATTCCAGATTGGACCAATGGAGAGACAGCTAAGGTGCACGCATGCAAGCAGTACAACTTACTGtagttgtgtttgtgcagcaagaGTACTTGAGGTaacatgctgtgtttgtattATAACAGCACCAGAGTTGACCCCTTTTACACAGTGACTGTTGTGTTTAGGACTGACAAAAAAAGATATGAGATCTCActaataatacaaaacaaaatgacttATATTGGCAGCAGTAAAGGAACATGATTAATTAGGGAAATAACAAATTAATTATAGACACACTAATAGAACATAAAGCAAGATATTTAACAGATTTTTGTAACCAACATATTAAGTATTAATGGATGAttaattatttgtaattttatttttaaacaatgtatttattaaacaataattattataatttttcTAACGttttaatcattgttttttttggcttctttgTCTTGCCTGAATTAACGCACACACAGTTGGAGCCTATAGTGATAATCTTGGACAGCTGGGTATCAGAAAAGATTAACTATACTTTATATTGGCATGTCAGTTGGTGGGTAAATGGTGATATCCGTAATATTTTTATGATATTACAAAGGTTTTTAATTGAAATAGCACAATAATACAACCAACACTGACAATTATTGttaatttactgtgtgtgtcaacaAGGTGTGATATTAACTTGATATCAAAATAGTGATTTCCTAGTAAAATCAGAGTCATATCTCAGATTTTATTGACTGGAGACCATGTATGGAGTACAAACAACATATACAATAACATGAAGACAAAATAACAGCTACTGTAAATCTTAATAGGTAATAACACAAAGTAGAAAGTGTTGATGAAGAGACCAGAATCAttgcatttaatattttttcttccCTTGTATCTGTTAGGGAGCTGGTGTACACTCCCATGCTGAAGGTGAGGAGGTGGGAATGTGACACAGTTTTTAGCAGACTCAACATGGGTAGGGGtcgaggcagagggagaggaaggggcAGGGGATCGTCTGGCCAGCTGCGGCCCCCCTCGCCCTACAGACTGCAGCTCTCTCCATCCAGGGAgactttgacatatgctcaGGCACAGAAAATAGTGGAAGTGGACTTAGATGGAAGGCTCCATCGGATTAACATCACAGATTCCCTTCCGGTTATTACCGAGGACGAGATGATGGCCCAGGACATTGCTGAGTGCAACAGCAACAAGGAGAacagtgaacaaacacagagtaaaACCAGATCGTGGAGGAAACCTTCAAACTCTAAAAACCGGAGGAGTGGTAAAAACGCGGCTCACCAGAACCAACGGTCTGGCTcgcagcagcacacaggacCTACTAATTCCTTCCAGCACCCGGCCCACCAGAGCCCTCTGCCTGAGCCCACCTTTCGTGTGCTGAGTTCAGTTTGCCCCTCAGAGGCGCCTCCTCTCCCAGCAGCCTATTATTGTTACATAGAAAAATCACTGGAGGAACAGGACAGTGTGGCTGAGTACGATATGGACGAGGAGGACCTGGCCTGGCTGGAGATGGTGAACCAAAAGAGGGTGACTGACGGCCATGCCTCCGTATCTCCTGACACTTTTGAACTGCTGATCGACCGCCTGGAGAGGGAATCCATCCTGGAGTCCCGCAGCCAGGCACTGTCTCAGAGTGCAGTCGACGAGGATGCTTTCTGCTGCGTCTGCCTGGATGACGAATGTCTCAACAGTAATGTCATCCTGTTCTGTGACATCTGCAATCTGGCCGTCCACCAGGAGTGTTACGGTGTTCCCTATGTACCTGAGGGACAGTGGCTGTGCCGCTGCTGCCTGCAGTCCCCCTCCCGTCCTGTAGACTGTGTGCTCTGTCCCAACCGCGGAGGTGCCTTCAAACAGACAAGTGATGGACGTTGGGCCCATGTGGTCTGTGCCATATGGATCCCGGAGGTGTGCTTTGCCAACACGGTGTTTTTGGAGCCTGTTGAGGGGGTCAAGAACATCCCTACTGCTCGCTGGAAGCTTACCTGTTATCTGTGTAAGCAGAAAGGCAGGGGAGCATCCATTCAGTGCCACAAAGCCAACTGTTACAGGGCCTTTCATGTCACATGCGCCCAGAAGGCCGGCCTGTTTATGAAGATAGATCCAGTCCGGGAGACGGGTGTCAACGGCACCACCTTCTCTGTGAAGAAAACTGCTTTCTGCGAGCATCATTCTCCAACAGGGTCTCGGCGGGACGGGTCTGGAGACGAGTCGGTAGAAGGGAGACTGGTGGGGGGCAGGGGTAACCGGGGTCAAAGGTCCTACACTCAAAGCCCCCCCTCACCGCCAAACAAGAAGACGACCAAGggccagaagaagaagaatacgAAGGGGTCTGGTGGGTCGACACGCCGCTCAACTGTGCCTGTGCTGCTCGTGCCTCAGATCCCCTCTCACAGGTGTGACATTTGCATACTGTCTGAATTTACATACTCAGCACACCTTATGAATATACTGTTGTGCCTGTTGCCGCACAACACATTATTAATATTCCTCCAAAGATGCATAGAAAACACCTTTGCCATCTCTAATTAGGTTGTGATCCAATGCATGTGGAGTATTTTTTGCACGCATTGACACTTGAAATAAGTTAAATTATCATAAGTTAATAGGTTAGTGGTGTTTTTATGACCACCAGTATTGTCGCGCAGGTTTTCATGTACAACTGTTACATATCCACAGGCTGAACAAGATCTGCACAGGAGTTGAAGTCCAGAGGAAGAATCAGTTCATGCAGAGGCTTCATAACTACTGGTTACTGAAACGACAGTCACGAAATGGGATGCCTTTAATACGCCGACTTCATTCCCACCTCCAGGCCCACAAGACTGCAGAGCAGGTGTGTTCCTGTTAGTTAGTTAAAGTTACTGGAAATGTGCTAAACTGCTTGCCTGTCAGCACTTTTaagtgtttgtttcattttaacacATGAAAGCCAAGCACCTCGGGTATTACCATCCTCCCCACATGCGACTGTGCATATTTTGGACTTGTTGAGAGCTGGTATCCACACTGACTTTGACTTATATATACGtatgttatatatattaaacCCAGCACATTTACAAATATAGTGATTAGAGTATCAGGCCTTCACAGAACCGATGAAGTCTGTTCAGTAAGTCAGCCAAGTCCCTGAAGCAAACCACTTCACACCATGTTTGTATTCTCACACACTGAAATCAAAACATAAGCCCAGACATCACACTTTGCAACGGCTGATTCACACAACCCTTCACAGCTCTGTCATCTTTGCTGTAGACGTCTCACAACTGCAGAGGGCGACATGGGTAAAAAGTTGTGGATATTGGTTTTAATCTCATTTAAAATGGCAAGGGAGGCCTGAAGCTGTGTCAAGGTGTTCAAACCATAAAATGCAGGTAAAAAGAAGATTTATTGTGGATTGTTAGATTTATCCACGGTGAAGGGGattgtaaaatatatatttatgacAGCATTTCAACAGTGATGTCCACACAGTGGCGTTTTATGTGAACTAGAATCTGGTTATGTAATGAGATTAATTCATTTTAGTAAAAATTTGTTTTCAGAAGGAGCCTGATGAGAAGCTGTGTGCCGCAAGAGAGGAGCTACGATACTGGCAAAAGTTGAGGCAAGACCTGGAAAGAGCGCGACTTTTGGTGGAACTCATCCGCAAGAGAGAGAGGCTAAAGAGAGAGCAGGTGCGATAAAGAGGAAGCTAGAATTATTTactgtattgttattatttagtggaaataatattttattgtcattcatTTCTTCACCATATATTATTAATTTTAAACCTTAAAGAGTGACCTTGCGTTTCCCCTACTCTCCCCTGTGTGTTTGCGTCATCACTCTGCAGATGAAAATTCAACAGGCGGCCCTTGAATTGAAGTTGACCCCTGCGTTGGTGCTTCTGCGATCCACCTTGGACCAACTGCAAGAGAAGGACACAGCAAAAATCTTCTCTCAGCCGGTCAATCTGTCCGAGGTTGGTGCAGTTAGAAAACAGCctgcataaatacacacttgTCACCCAGCAGCGTATTTGGTTTGGCTTCATTTTGTCTCGGCTAACAGTCTTATTTTCATGATTCACTGAGGTCCCAGATTACCTGGAGTTTATTTCCCAACCCATGGACTTCTCCACCATGCGTACCAAACTGGAGGGACACGCCTACTGCTCCATCGCCGACCTGGAGAAGGACTTTGACCTCGTGATCTCCAACTGCCTCAAGTACAACTCCAAGGACACCATGTTTCACAAGGCAGCCTTACAACTGCGGGAGGTGGGGGGAGCCATTCTCCGTCACGCCCACAGGCAGTCTCAGAGTATCGGCCTGGACCCCAGCACTGGGATGCATCTCCCAGACACTCTGAACAAACATGGCTTCTACCACTGTTCGTGGGACGACGGTGAGTTAAGAGTGGGAGCTAGCTATTTGCTGGTGAACACAACCCTCATGTCTCATCGGTTAATCTGCCCTTTCCTCTCCTTaatgtttctctcctcctgctctctacAGTCGACTCTCTCTTGGATCCAGACAACAGAGTGCACTTAACCACAGACGAACAGCTCAAGGCCTTACTGGACAAACTGGACATGGTTACATCCATGCGGACCAGCGGTGGTCGAACCAAACGCATCAGGCTGCTGCGCCGAGAGATAAACACTCTCAGACAGAAgatgaaccagcagcagcaaaactCTCAGTCTGTGAACGGTAATGACAAGGAGGAGgatggaaaagaagaggaagaagcggaagaggaggaggagggagaagaggaggagaaggaaaagaagaagaaaaaggagaagacagatgTTATTGATAATGGACCTTTGACAGCAGTGTCCAACTCTGGGACAGGTAAAGAGTGTTTTTACTCTATTACGTAATAACTTTTCTTGAACGCCATTTGGCCAAAGCTCAGAAAATTAAGCCATTAATGACATTATTAAgacattatttatatatattatctATGGAGAGTCtttttcagatgtcttgtttgtCTGATCAGCTGTCAAAAACCAAGTTTACAAAgatattaaacagagaaaagcagcagatcataATGGTTGCAGTTTTTCATTAATGAATAGCTTATAAGATTAATCACTGATCGTTTCAACTGAATTTATGATCCTGACATAAATTTTTCTTTGATCCAGATGACTCTCCACCTGTGCTAGAACTTACCTGCCCAGTGTCATCGCCGCTGCCAGGAGACGCTCCTCTCGAACCCCCGGTCCTGGGCATCGTAACTGGAGGGCGAAGGTCACCCGGACGGTCCTACAAGCGTCAGAGATCGTCCCGCAGTGGAAGCAAAAGCCAAGGGGAAGATGAGGCCGAAGTTGGTGAAACGCCATCTTCACAACCAGAGGCCGTCCACGAGGTTACTCCGCTGGGAACACCCCCAACTCTGCCTTTGGTTGGAGTCGGCCGTCGCACGTCTGTTTTGTTTAAGAAAGCTAAAAATGGGGCGCGAATGGCAAAAAACAAGTCCCTGCCACAGGAAAATGGCAAAACATCTGAGGATAAAACAAACGGGTTGGACAGCACCCCTGCCAGCCCAAATTCACCCAGTGTGACCAACATCACCACCTTACCTCCTACCCCCAATGCTTCCCCTACacccccctctccttcctcacacCACTTGAGGTCCAGAGGCCACAGCTCGGAAAGTGAAGCAGACAAACTTCCTCCACCACCCAGAGAAGGAGGTGAGGACAGTTAAAGAGAGATTCTTTTCTAGAAAGTCCATGTTTGTCActatttcatttgtgttttcactaGGCCTGACAAATGGAAAGCACACATCTGCAGACCACGAGGATGATGACCAAAAAATAAAGTGAGTGTGGAGTCACAGAGGCAGTGGGCCTGATGGACAGAGCCACCCTTACGAACAGATTTGCTCTTTGGTGGTACATAGGAGCAATTTAAGGGAATTTGTAGCATTCAGTTTTTTCAGACCGAGAATGTTCTTGTAGTTAAGAATGAAATTCGGGAGTGGTCCAGACACGCTTACTTAAGAATTAATCGCTTAATCTGTGTGAATTTGGagttttttatttgattaaaatatgttaaatcctgattccacaaaagttgggac
This window contains:
- the brpf3a gene encoding bromodomain and PHD finger-containing protein 3 isoform X3; its protein translation is MLKVRRWECDTVFSRLNMGRGRGRGRGRGRGSSGQLRPPSPYRLQLSPSRETLTYAQAQKIVEVDLDGRLHRINITDSLPVITEDEMMAQDIAECNSNKENSEQTQSKTRSWRKPSNSKNRRSGKNAAHQNQRSGSQQHTGPTNSFQHPAHQSPLPEPTFRVLSSVCPSEAPPLPAAYYCYIEKSLEEQDSVAEYDMDEEDLAWLEMVNQKRVTDGHASVSPDTFELLIDRLERESILESRSQALSQSAVDEDAFCCVCLDDECLNSNVILFCDICNLAVHQECYGVPYVPEGQWLCRCCLQSPSRPVDCVLCPNRGGAFKQTSDGRWAHVVCAIWIPEVCFANTVFLEPVEGVKNIPTARWKLTCYLCKQKGRGASIQCHKANCYRAFHVTCAQKAGLFMKIDPVRETGVNGTTFSVKKTAFCEHHSPTGSRRDGSGDESVEGRLVGGRGNRGQRSYTQSPPSPPNKKTTKGQKKKNTKGSGGSTRRSTVPVLLVPQIPSHRLNKICTGVEVQRKNQFMQRLHNYWLLKRQSRNGMPLIRRLHSHLQAHKTAEQKEPDEKLCAAREELRYWQKLRQDLERARLLVELIRKRERLKREQMKIQQAALELKLTPALVLLRSTLDQLQEKDTAKIFSQPVNLSEVPDYLEFISQPMDFSTMRTKLEGHAYCSIADLEKDFDLVISNCLKYNSKDTMFHKAALQLREVGGAILRHAHRQSQSIGLDPSTGMHLPDTLNKHGFYHCSWDDVDSLLDPDNRVHLTTDEQLKALLDKLDMVTSMRTSGGRTKRIRLLRREINTLRQKMNQQQQNSQSVNGNDKEEDGKEEEEAEEEEEGEEEEKEKKKKKEKTDVIDNGPLTAVSNSGTDDSPPVLELTCPVSSPLPGDAPLEPPVLGIVTGGRRSPGRSYKRQRSSRSGSKSQGEDEAEVGETPSSQPEAVHEVTPLGTPPTLPLVGVGRRTSVLFKKAKNGARMAKNKSLPQENGKTSEDKTNGLDSTPASPNSPSVTNITTLPPTPNASPTPPSPSSHHLRSRGHSSESEADKLPPPPREGGLTNGKHTSADHEDDDQKINCSVSPPKRSRGKPALAKVPSNENGDISGSDSETELAPLDLVWAKCRGYPSYPAMIVDPDMPQEGLLHNGIPIPVPPVEVLKLGEWRETEEGEKLFLVLFFDTKRTWQWLPRNKLLPLGRDDTVDKLRLMEGKKPSVRKSVHTAYDRAMVHLNHVRGNLNFTPSNFI